The following coding sequences are from one Shewanella putrefaciens window:
- a CDS encoding FeoA family protein, whose amino-acid sequence MKLSELSPGDRGIISEIGRLDLPQTVKRKLLSMGITPNTRFSLIRRAPMGSGLELDIRGSKLCMRRDLADIIEVEKAND is encoded by the coding sequence ATGAAGTTAAGCGAACTTAGTCCCGGTGACCGTGGCATTATTTCTGAAATCGGGCGTTTGGATTTGCCACAAACAGTAAAGCGCAAATTATTATCTATGGGTATCACGCCAAATACGCGATTTTCCTTGATTAGACGAGCGCCCATGGGGTCAGGTTTAGAACTGGATATTCGTGGCAGTAAACTTTGCATGCGTAGAGATTTGGCAGACATCATTGAGGTGGAAAAGGCGAATGACTAA